Proteins from one Osmerus mordax isolate fOsmMor3 chromosome 21, fOsmMor3.pri, whole genome shotgun sequence genomic window:
- the LOC136965622 gene encoding xylosyltransferase 1-like yields the protein MIVGSCARRLARRSRSALIAALTVLLVQTLIVWNFSSLDSGEERENGGSNLREKRDRVAGNKASSEYFKHGVQQQHDPPHGKGTVRHIQQPLNPPIASAIRSARLMTEWVYFPMGHPVSVHLYFQSDQFQGYLVKHHATNLATSKLETLETWVMPKKQFKMADPPSSTFSRLQFAEIGTDWDAKERMFRNFGGLMGPMDETVGMQRWNKGANVTVTVVWVDPTNVIAATYDILIDAAAEFTHYRPPLNLPLRPGMWTVRVLHHWSPVAETRFLVAPLAFSKHQPIRQEDTLKLHNGPAKNSYMEQSFHGLNPVLNIPVSLSQVEQAKRNAALTGAQLDKWLDSLVGELWEAADICATGPTSCPVMQLCAKTPWSSLSPDPKSQLVAPRANGRIR from the exons ATGATTGTCGGCTCGTGCGCTCGCAGGTTGGCCCGCCGCTCGCGGTCTGCCTTGATAGCGGCTCTCACTGTGTTACTGGTGCAGACGCTGATAGTGTGGAACTTCAGTAGCCTCGACTCCGGGGAAGAACGCGAAAACGGAGGCTCCAacctgagggagaagagagaccgGGTCGCTGGCAACAAAGCCAGCAGCGAGTATTTCAAACACGGGGTTCAGCAGCAGCACGATCCTCCGCACGGAAAAGGAACGGTTCGTCATATACAGCAGCCG TTAAACCCTCCTATAGCATCCGCCATCCGCAGTGCTCGACTCATGACTGAGTGGGT GTATTTCCCCATGGGCCACCCAGTGTCGGTCCACCTCTACTTCCAGTCGGACCAGTTCCAGGGTTACCTGGTTAAGCACCATGccaccaacctggcaaccagcAAGCTGGAGACCCTGGAGACCTGGGTGATGCCCAAGAAGCAATTCAAGATGGCCGACCCCCCCAGTAGCACCTTCAGCCGCCTCCAGTTCGCCGAG atcGGCACGGACTGGGACGCCAAGGAGCGCATGTTCCGGAACTTCGGGGGCCTCATGGGCCCCATGGACGAGACGGTGGGCATGCAGAGGTGGAACAAGGGCGCCAACGTCACGGTCACCGTGGTGTGGGTGGACCCCACCAACGTCATCGCCGCCACCTACGACATTCTGATCGACGCCGCCGCCGAGTTCACCCACTACCGGCCGCCCCTCAACCTGCCGCTGCGGCCGGGCATGTGGACGGTGCGCGTGCTGCACCACTGGAGCCCCGTGGCCGAGACGCGCTTCCTGGTCGCGCCGCTCGCCTTCAGCAAGCACCAGCCCATACGacaag AGGACACCCTGAAGCTCCACAACGGGCCGGCCAAGAACAGCTACATGGAGCAGAGTTTCCACGGCCTCAATCCGGTACTCAACATCCCGGTGAGCCTGAGCCAGGTGGAGCAGGCCAAGAGGAACGCCGCCCTCACCGGAGCCCAGCTGGACAAGTGGCTGGACAGCCTGGTGGGCGAGCTGTGGGAGGCGGCCGACATCTGCGCCACAGGGCCCACGTCCTGCCCCGTCATGCAGCTCTGCGCCAAGACCCCCTGGTCGTCCCTCAGCCCGGACCCTAAGTCCCAGCTGGTGGCGCCGCGCGCCAACGGACGTATAAGGTAG